One Opitutia bacterium DNA segment encodes these proteins:
- a CDS encoding class I SAM-dependent RNA methyltransferase, translating to MCSVCAVGRNKKFNDHPFPYRTELELEISTLTNLGVGLGRVDIEGGRWVVMVPFTLPGERVKARVYRNHKNFSEADMLEVLTPSPHRIAPTCPLFGRCGGCQYQHLTYAEQLAWKRRQVEELLRHMADVEFPVAPTVPSPCEYGYRSKITPHFHVGRPDDPRTPPAAETPIGFLKQGTRFELVDVPACPIATPEINAKLPEVRARTRQRLAAGEFKRDATLLLRHAQEGVITDYDAVIHEVIAPAASNPIGYANREAPSGDGASANEGGNLLGYSAAGGGAPLRLHFLARDFFQNNPFILPAFTGYVREQAKASGARFLVDAYCGSGLFALSCAPAFERVAGVEVSETSVKFARENAAANGIANAAFSAGDAATIFAGLDASFVPADTAVVIDPPRKGCDESFLAQVFTFGPRAVVYVSCDPATQMRDLKSFLAAGYELTAVQPFDLFPQTRHLECVITLRKK from the coding sequence GTGTGTTCTGTGTGTGCCGTGGGCCGAAACAAGAAATTCAACGACCATCCCTTCCCGTATCGCACCGAGCTCGAACTGGAGATCTCCACGCTGACCAACCTCGGCGTCGGGCTCGGCCGCGTCGATATCGAGGGCGGCCGCTGGGTCGTGATGGTGCCGTTCACGCTGCCGGGCGAACGCGTGAAGGCTCGCGTTTACCGCAACCACAAGAATTTTTCCGAAGCCGATATGCTCGAGGTGCTCACGCCGTCGCCGCATCGCATCGCACCCACGTGTCCGCTCTTCGGTCGCTGCGGCGGCTGCCAATACCAGCACCTCACCTACGCCGAGCAACTCGCCTGGAAACGCCGCCAAGTCGAGGAGCTGCTCCGCCACATGGCCGACGTCGAGTTCCCCGTCGCGCCCACCGTGCCCTCGCCCTGCGAATACGGTTACCGCTCGAAGATCACGCCGCACTTCCATGTCGGTCGCCCCGACGACCCGCGCACGCCGCCCGCGGCCGAGACTCCCATCGGTTTCCTGAAACAAGGCACGCGATTCGAACTCGTGGACGTGCCGGCGTGTCCGATCGCCACGCCCGAGATCAACGCCAAGCTCCCCGAAGTCCGCGCGCGCACGCGCCAGCGGCTCGCGGCGGGCGAGTTCAAGCGCGACGCCACGCTCCTCCTCCGCCACGCGCAGGAAGGCGTCATCACGGACTACGACGCCGTGATCCACGAGGTGATCGCCCCCGCGGCGAGTAACCCAATAGGTTACGCGAATCGGGAGGCTCCGAGTGGGGATGGTGCGAGCGCGAACGAGGGCGGTAACCTATTGGGTTACTCGGCGGCGGGCGGCGGGGCGCCGTTGCGCCTGCACTTCCTGGCGCGGGATTTCTTTCAGAACAATCCGTTCATCCTGCCGGCGTTCACCGGCTACGTGCGCGAGCAGGCGAAGGCCAGCGGCGCGCGCTTCCTCGTCGACGCCTACTGCGGCAGCGGACTCTTCGCGCTGAGCTGCGCGCCGGCGTTCGAGCGCGTGGCAGGTGTGGAGGTGAGCGAAACCTCGGTGAAGTTCGCGCGCGAAAACGCCGCCGCCAACGGCATCGCCAACGCGGCCTTCTCCGCGGGCGACGCCGCGACGATCTTCGCCGGACTCGACGCGTCGTTCGTGCCCGCCGACACCGCGGTGGTGATCGATCCGCCGCGCAAGGGCTGCGACGAGTCGTTCCTCGCTCAGGTATTCACGTTCGGTCCGCGCGCGGTGGTCTATGTCTCGTGCGATCCGGCGACGCAGATGCGCGATCTGAAGAGTTTCCTCGCCGCCGGCTACGAGCTGACGGCGGTGCAGCCCTTCGATCTGTTTCCGCAGACGCGCCACCTCGAGTGCGTGATCACGCTGCGCAAGAAGTGA
- a CDS encoding NAD-dependent epimerase/dehydratase family protein, with protein MKDAVFITGASGFIGGKIAERLLAAGREVRVLARRPLPELEKLGARIVPGDLDDTAALARGMEGAGTVFHVAGRVGVWGPEQEFLRVNVEGTRHVIAACRAARVPRLVYTSSPSVVFNGGDLAGVDEAAPLCTQAPCAYPTSKAAAERLVTAANDATLATVSLRPHLVWGPGDKNIIPRVLKLARSGRLKIIGAGRNLVDCTHIINVVDAHLLAERSLSQSASAPQPSNPIGYPMTTPSSENGGRTSDNGNLLGYSGATAGDPRGRAYFITNGEPVVLWDWINELLRGFGEPPATKHISLATAYRAAGVLEFLWRVLPLKGEPPTTRFVVKELATDHWFKIDAARRDLGYAPRVSMAAGTAELVAHYRAGNQF; from the coding sequence ATGAAGGATGCGGTCTTCATCACCGGCGCGAGCGGCTTCATCGGCGGCAAGATCGCCGAGCGCCTCCTCGCCGCCGGACGCGAAGTGCGCGTGCTAGCGCGCCGCCCGTTGCCCGAGCTCGAAAAGCTCGGCGCACGCATCGTGCCCGGCGATCTCGACGACACCGCCGCGCTCGCACGCGGCATGGAGGGCGCCGGCACGGTCTTCCACGTCGCCGGACGCGTCGGCGTGTGGGGGCCGGAGCAGGAATTTCTCCGCGTCAATGTCGAGGGCACGCGCCACGTGATCGCCGCCTGCCGTGCCGCGCGCGTGCCGCGGCTCGTCTACACGAGTTCGCCGAGCGTCGTGTTCAACGGCGGCGACCTTGCCGGCGTCGACGAAGCCGCGCCGCTCTGCACGCAAGCGCCCTGCGCCTATCCCACGAGCAAGGCCGCCGCCGAGCGTCTCGTCACCGCCGCCAACGACGCCACGCTCGCAACCGTTTCGCTCCGCCCTCATCTCGTTTGGGGGCCGGGCGACAAGAACATCATCCCGCGCGTGCTGAAACTCGCGCGCTCCGGTCGCCTGAAAATCATCGGCGCCGGCCGCAATCTCGTCGACTGCACCCACATCATCAACGTCGTCGACGCCCACCTCCTCGCCGAGCGCTCCCTCTCCCAGTCGGCCTCCGCCCCCCAGCCGAGTAACCCAATAGGTTACCCGATGACGACTCCCTCGAGTGAAAACGGGGGGCGCACGTCCGACAACGGTAACCTATTAGGTTACTCAGGAGCAACGGCGGGCGACCCACGCGGGCGGGCCTATTTCATCACCAACGGCGAGCCGGTGGTGCTGTGGGATTGGATCAACGAGCTGCTGCGCGGTTTCGGTGAACCACCGGCGACGAAGCACATCTCGCTCGCGACGGCATATCGCGCGGCCGGCGTGCTGGAGTTTCTGTGGCGCGTGCTGCCGCTGAAAGGCGAGCCGCCCACGACGCGTTTCGTGGTGAAGGAGCTGGCGACCGACCACTGGTTCAAGATCGACGCCGCCCGCCGCGACCTCGGCTACGCACCGCGCGTCTCGATGGCTGCCGGCACGGCGGAACTGGTCGCGCACTACCGCGCCGGGAATCAGTTTTAG
- a CDS encoding RNA methyltransferase, with amino-acid sequence MGPFVEKITSLQNPRVKQLVRLRERRERDELGLFLVEGYREVRRALEKGVKLRELYFSPDWFLGENEPALIEQARASGAQLFELSKDAFAKCAYRERPDGLLAVAPQWKRSLDDLLVADLGEAGPGSATPATGKAPFLLVCESIEKPGNLGTILRSADAAGCDALILCDAVTDLFNPNVVRASTGVLFSVPVVVADSPTVHAWLKAKGIRTAATTPHTDNIYTKTDLCGPLAVVMGSEQYGLSDFWMKNSDVLVRIPMAGQADSLNVAMATIITLFEAVRQRNG; translated from the coding sequence GTGGGTCCCTTCGTCGAAAAAATCACCAGCCTTCAGAATCCGCGCGTGAAACAGCTCGTGCGGCTGCGCGAGCGGCGGGAGCGCGACGAGTTGGGGCTTTTCCTTGTCGAAGGCTACCGCGAGGTGCGCCGGGCGCTCGAGAAGGGCGTCAAACTGCGGGAACTCTATTTCTCCCCCGACTGGTTCCTCGGCGAAAACGAGCCCGCGCTCATCGAGCAGGCGCGCGCGAGTGGCGCGCAGCTGTTCGAGCTGTCGAAGGACGCCTTTGCCAAGTGCGCCTATCGCGAGCGGCCGGACGGCTTGCTCGCCGTGGCGCCGCAGTGGAAACGCTCGCTCGACGACCTGCTTGTAGCCGACCTCGGTGAGGCCGGTCCGGGGTCAGCGACCCCGGCTACAGGGAAAGCGCCGTTCCTGCTCGTCTGCGAGTCCATCGAGAAGCCCGGCAACCTCGGCACGATCCTGCGCAGCGCGGACGCCGCAGGTTGCGACGCACTCATCCTGTGCGACGCAGTGACCGACCTCTTCAACCCGAACGTCGTGCGCGCCTCCACCGGCGTGCTGTTTTCCGTCCCCGTGGTCGTCGCCGACTCGCCGACCGTGCACGCGTGGCTGAAGGCGAAGGGCATTCGCACGGCGGCGACGACGCCGCATACGGACAACATTTACACGAAGACCGATCTGTGCGGGCCGCTCGCGGTGGTGATGGGCAGCGAGCAGTATGGCCTGAGTGATTTCTGGATGAAGAACAGCGACGTGCTCGTGCGCATCCCGATGGCCGGCCAGGCCGACTCGCTCAACGTCGCCATGGCGACGATCATCACGCTCTTCGAAGCGGTGCGGCAGCGGAACGGCTAA
- a CDS encoding nitric-oxide reductase large subunit translates to MKPNYFKLWLAFATVTLGSLAVLGYYGVQIWQHKPPVPERVVDASGRVLMTGEQIQDGQSVWQSIGGQQLGSIWGHGSYVAPDWSADYVHREALFMMEQRARAIIGRSYAEATGEQQAAIQSWVQTAIRRNDYDEATRTLTLSPERTAAVAALGRYYRAIFGRADAFPDDVRWLADAGKSPAELREAYAIATDTIKDPARQELMNAFFFWAAWSCSTSRPGLKAGDVDLTYTSNWPYEPLVGNRATGSMVMWSLVSFVLLLAGIGALVWYRARAHEEEPPQAPATNPFAGLQLTPSMRATLKYFWVVAALIVVQVVLGAVTAHYGVEGKGFYGIPLAEWLPYSVTRTWHTQIGIFWIATAWLATGLFIGPAVSGHEPKFQRLGVNFLFGCLLLIVVGTLFGTWYATRQRLGLAANSWFGHQGLEYVDLGRFWQLFLFVGLFLWLGLVVRSIAPALRNPGPNRHLLVLFLVASGAIGLFYGAGLMWGQRTHLAITEYWRWWVVHLWVEGFFEVFATVVITFLFTRLGLLRLASATAAVIGSCTVFLFGGIIGTMHHLYFTGTPMSVLALGAVFSALEVVPLTLVGLEAAENMKLLQGRAWLATFRWPVKFFVAVAFWNLVGAGVFGFLINPPIALYYMQGLNTTAVHGHTALFGVYGMLGIGLMLFTLRLADLRPQWNERALSVAYWSFNAGLVLMVVLSLLPIGILQTIASIDHGTWYARSAEFLAQPFMATLRWWRTPGDVIFGVGALALGWFVCGLWTGWSKRGAAAPATELGAAPNEEPLETVQR, encoded by the coding sequence ATGAAACCCAACTACTTCAAACTGTGGCTCGCGTTCGCGACCGTCACCCTTGGCTCGCTCGCCGTGCTCGGTTACTACGGCGTGCAGATCTGGCAGCATAAGCCGCCGGTCCCGGAACGCGTCGTCGATGCGAGCGGCCGCGTGCTCATGACCGGCGAGCAAATCCAGGACGGCCAGAGCGTCTGGCAATCCATCGGCGGCCAGCAGCTCGGCAGCATCTGGGGCCACGGTTCCTACGTGGCGCCGGATTGGTCGGCGGACTATGTGCACCGCGAGGCGTTGTTCATGATGGAACAGCGCGCGCGGGCGATAATCGGCCGCAGCTACGCCGAGGCGACGGGTGAGCAGCAGGCGGCGATTCAGAGCTGGGTGCAGACCGCAATCCGCCGCAACGACTACGATGAGGCGACGCGCACGCTGACGCTCTCTCCCGAACGCACCGCGGCGGTCGCGGCGCTCGGGCGCTACTACCGCGCGATCTTCGGTCGCGCGGACGCGTTTCCCGACGATGTGCGCTGGCTCGCCGACGCGGGTAAGTCGCCCGCGGAGTTGCGCGAGGCTTACGCGATCGCGACGGACACGATCAAGGATCCGGCGCGGCAGGAGCTCATGAACGCTTTCTTCTTCTGGGCCGCGTGGTCGTGCAGCACGTCGCGGCCGGGCCTGAAGGCCGGCGACGTCGATCTGACTTACACGAGCAACTGGCCGTATGAGCCGCTCGTGGGCAACCGCGCCACGGGCTCGATGGTGATGTGGTCGCTCGTGAGTTTCGTGCTGCTGCTCGCCGGCATCGGCGCGCTGGTCTGGTATCGCGCGCGCGCTCACGAAGAGGAGCCGCCGCAAGCGCCCGCGACGAATCCGTTCGCCGGTCTGCAGCTGACGCCGTCGATGCGGGCGACGCTGAAATATTTCTGGGTCGTGGCGGCCTTGATTGTCGTGCAGGTGGTGCTTGGCGCGGTCACGGCGCACTATGGCGTCGAGGGCAAGGGCTTCTACGGCATCCCGCTCGCGGAGTGGCTGCCTTACTCGGTGACGCGCACGTGGCACACGCAGATCGGCATTTTCTGGATCGCGACGGCGTGGCTGGCGACGGGCCTGTTCATTGGGCCGGCGGTGTCCGGCCATGAACCGAAGTTCCAGCGCCTCGGCGTGAACTTCCTCTTCGGCTGCCTCCTCTTGATCGTCGTCGGCACGCTCTTCGGCACTTGGTATGCGACACGGCAGCGTCTCGGCCTCGCGGCGAATTCCTGGTTTGGTCACCAAGGTCTCGAATACGTCGACCTCGGCCGCTTCTGGCAGTTGTTCCTGTTCGTCGGTTTGTTCCTGTGGCTCGGACTCGTCGTGCGCTCCATCGCGCCGGCGCTGCGCAATCCTGGTCCGAATCGCCACCTGCTCGTGCTCTTCCTCGTGGCGTCGGGTGCGATCGGTCTCTTCTACGGCGCGGGCCTGATGTGGGGTCAGCGCACGCATCTCGCGATCACGGAATACTGGCGCTGGTGGGTCGTGCACCTCTGGGTCGAGGGTTTCTTCGAAGTCTTCGCGACAGTGGTGATCACGTTCCTGTTCACCCGCCTCGGCTTGCTGCGTCTCGCGAGTGCGACGGCGGCAGTCATCGGCTCGTGCACGGTTTTTCTCTTCGGCGGCATCATCGGCACGATGCATCACCTCTACTTCACGGGCACGCCGATGAGCGTGTTGGCGCTCGGCGCGGTGTTCAGCGCGCTCGAAGTCGTGCCGCTCACGCTCGTCGGACTCGAGGCGGCGGAGAACATGAAGCTCCTGCAAGGCCGCGCGTGGCTGGCGACGTTCCGCTGGCCGGTGAAGTTCTTCGTTGCGGTCGCGTTCTGGAATCTCGTGGGTGCGGGCGTCTTCGGCTTCCTCATCAACCCGCCGATCGCGCTCTATTACATGCAGGGTCTGAACACGACGGCCGTGCACGGGCACACCGCCCTCTTCGGCGTCTACGGCATGCTCGGTATCGGGCTCATGCTGTTCACGCTGCGGCTCGCCGATCTGCGTCCGCAGTGGAACGAGCGCGCGCTGAGCGTGGCCTACTGGTCGTTCAACGCGGGCCTCGTGTTGATGGTCGTGCTCTCGCTGCTGCCGATCGGCATTCTGCAAACCATCGCGAGCATCGATCACGGCACGTGGTATGCGCGCTCGGCGGAGTTCCTGGCGCAGCCGTTCATGGCGACGCTCCGCTGGTGGCGCACACCGGGCGACGTGATCTTCGGTGTCGGCGCGCTGGCGCTCGGGTGGTTCGTCTGCGGTTTGTGGACGGGCTGGTCGAAGCGCGGCGCGGCCGCTCCGGCCACCGAACTCGGCGCAGCACCGAACGAGGAGCCGCTCGAAACCGTGCAGCGCTGA
- a CDS encoding AMP-binding protein: MAARQPDHPAVKIPRGRTRDGRIDYLTLSFRELDAEVDAWVAHLAAKGVRRGDRVLVMVRQGLPLIAAAFALFKLGAVPVIIDPGMGKESFLACVARSRPRVLLGIPLGQFFSYIHRAAFSSIEVRVWASGSSTARRTSRAQPSTLNSQPAPLAATAPNDLAAILFTSGSTGAPKGVCYEHGMFDAQVRLVRDTYGIQPGEVDLPMLPIFALFNPALGMTTVVPEIDPSRPATVDPAKIIQAIQQEKVTNSFGSPTLWRKIAAHAKAENITLPTMKRVLMAGAPVPPGLFADVQSLLPNGAAHSPYGATESLPIASISAAEVLGETSVASLAGEGTCVGRPVCEIEVKIIALTDAPLATLADARELPPGEIGEIIVRGPVVTKLYDALPEATAAAKIAAASSEVSSLKSQEGDPGEALVTCSSSLPTSGALRAPVWHRMGDAGYLDAKGRLWFVGRKAERVEMRDGTLFPDQVEPIFNQHPDVRRTALIGLGERGAQRPAIVAEPVSREVVATPSLRRKLVRELRALAVGRPHTDRIRLAFLHPSFPVDVRHNAKIHRLALTKWAEHTTGYELDKRDVPIESLKR, translated from the coding sequence ATGGCGGCGCGCCAGCCGGATCATCCCGCCGTGAAAATTCCGCGCGGCCGCACGCGCGACGGTCGCATCGACTACCTCACGCTGTCGTTTCGCGAACTCGATGCCGAAGTCGACGCCTGGGTCGCGCACCTCGCGGCCAAGGGCGTGCGCCGTGGCGACCGCGTGCTCGTGATGGTGCGCCAAGGCCTGCCGCTCATCGCCGCGGCATTCGCGCTCTTCAAGCTCGGCGCTGTGCCCGTGATCATCGATCCAGGCATGGGCAAGGAGAGTTTTCTCGCCTGCGTCGCGCGCTCGCGTCCGCGCGTGCTGCTCGGCATCCCGCTCGGCCAGTTTTTCAGCTACATCCACCGCGCGGCATTTTCGTCCATCGAGGTGCGCGTCTGGGCCAGCGGCTCTTCGACCGCGCGCCGCACTTCCCGCGCGCAACCCTCGACGCTCAACTCTCAACCCGCCCCGCTCGCGGCCACCGCTCCCAACGATCTCGCGGCCATCCTCTTCACCAGCGGTTCCACCGGCGCGCCGAAGGGCGTTTGCTACGAGCACGGCATGTTCGACGCGCAAGTGCGGCTCGTGCGCGACACCTACGGCATCCAGCCCGGCGAGGTCGACCTGCCGATGTTGCCGATCTTCGCGCTGTTCAACCCCGCGCTCGGCATGACGACCGTCGTGCCCGAGATCGATCCGTCGCGCCCCGCGACCGTCGACCCGGCGAAAATCATCCAGGCGATCCAGCAGGAGAAAGTGACGAACTCATTCGGTTCGCCGACCCTTTGGCGCAAAATCGCCGCGCACGCGAAAGCTGAGAACATCACGCTCCCGACGATGAAGCGCGTGCTCATGGCCGGCGCGCCCGTGCCACCGGGACTTTTCGCGGACGTGCAATCGCTCCTCCCCAACGGCGCGGCCCACAGCCCCTACGGCGCCACCGAGTCGCTGCCGATCGCGTCGATCTCCGCCGCTGAAGTGCTGGGCGAAACCAGCGTCGCTTCGCTCGCTGGCGAGGGCACGTGCGTCGGCCGCCCGGTGTGCGAGATCGAGGTGAAGATCATCGCCCTCACCGACGCCCCGCTCGCGACCCTCGCCGATGCCCGCGAGCTGCCGCCCGGCGAGATCGGCGAAATCATCGTGCGCGGCCCGGTCGTCACGAAACTCTACGACGCGCTCCCGGAAGCCACCGCCGCAGCCAAAATCGCCGCGGCAAGTTCCGAAGTTTCAAGTCTCAAGTCTCAAGAAGGAGATCCCGGCGAGGCTCTTGTCACTTGTTCCTCGTCACTTCCCACTTCCGGCGCGCTGCGCGCGCCGGTCTGGCACCGGATGGGTGACGCCGGTTACCTCGACGCCAAGGGTCGCCTCTGGTTCGTCGGCCGCAAAGCCGAGCGCGTCGAGATGCGCGACGGCACGCTGTTCCCCGATCAGGTCGAGCCGATCTTCAATCAACATCCCGACGTTCGTCGCACCGCGCTCATCGGTCTCGGCGAGCGCGGCGCACAGCGCCCCGCCATCGTGGCCGAACCGGTTTCACGCGAAGTCGTCGCCACGCCGTCGCTGCGCCGGAAACTGGTGCGCGAATTGCGTGCGCTCGCGGTGGGGCGGCCGCACACCGACCGCATCCGGCTCGCGTTCCTGCATCCGAGTTTTCCCGTCGATGTGCGCCACAACGCCAAGATCCACCGACTCGCGCTCACCAAGTGGGCGGAGCACACGACAGGCTACGAACTCGACAAACGCGACGTGCCGATCGAGTCGCTGAAGCGATGA